ACTTCACGGGAGCTGTCGATCCCGGCGAGTTCAAGTGCTTTTTTGTTCACAACAGCTGCATGGCCATCCACGCGGGTAATGTACACAGGTACATCAGGAAAGGCTGCGTCGAGCAAAGCGCTCGTGGGAAAGTTTTTGTCTTCCCATTCGTTTTGATCCCAACCTCTTCCCAGTAGCCAACCTCCTCGTCCCGGAGTAGCATTCTGCAATCGTTCAATCACTTCCTCCATAGATGAAGACCCCATCAACTCGGCCTCTCTGAGCGATTGCCCATAGTAAAGGAAGTGGCAATGCGCATCAATAAAACCAGGGTAAACAGGTTGTTTGCGTGCGTCAATTTTTTCCGGGGCGCTGTATCGGTTCAAAATTTCGCGCTCAGGACCGGTGGCGAGCACCACACCGTCTTTGATGGCCATGGCTTCGGCTTTGGTGCGCGCGGCATCCATGGTATAAATCGTTGCATTGTGTATGATGAGGTCGGCGTCCATATGTTGATAGTGGCAGGAAAATAAAATCAAAAATAAGAGTGAGGCCAAAAGCGGCGCGATGGAAAAACGCATTACGGGTTGTTTTTTCTTGAGTAAAACGAACTTGCCTGGGTAGTGGGCGTAAGCACAATGTCATTCAGGCACACGTGTGGCGGACGAGTAGCTGCGAAAAAGACTACTTCGGCCACATCCCGCGGACGAAGAGGGTGGTAGCCTTCGTAAATTTTCTTCGCACGCTCTGCATCACCTTTGTATCGCACCAACGAAAATTCGGTTTCTACAATCCCGGGACAAACACCGGTAACCTTGATGTTGTGCTCCAGCAGGTCAATGCGCATGGCTTTGGTGAGCGAATCTACGGCGTGCTTGGTGGCGCAATACACGTTTCCCTGGTAGTAGGTTTCTTTCCCGGCTATGGAGCCGATGTTGAAAATATGCCCACTTTTTCTTTCAACCATTTGAGGTGTAAGTGCGCGGGTGATGTAAAGCAAACCCTTGAAGTTGGTATCAATCATGGTATCCCAATCGTCGAGCTCGGCTTTGTCAACCGTATCACGCCCCATCGCCAGACCCGCGTTGTTCACGAGTATCTCAACCTGCTTCCAGTCGCCTGAAAGGCTTACAAAAGCATGGTTTACTTCGTTGCGGTTGCGCACATCAAAACAAAGAGAAAGTATCTCAGCGCCATAGTTTATTTCGAGCTGTTCCTGCAATTTTTGCAAGCGCTCTTTTCTCCTTCCGGTGATGATAACGCGGTAGTTTGCACGCGCAAAAATGGTGGCAATGGCTTCTCCGATTCCGGCTGTAGCACCGGTTACCAGTACGGTTTTCATGGTTTCTTTTGCTTGGGTTGAATGATCGTTTGAAGCCTCAAAGATAAAGATGCTAATGAGGGGTGCATAACGATTCCGCATAGCACCACCAGAAAAGGAAGTGCGGGTATTTTGTAGCGAACCAATGCGCCCAGCACCGGAGTAACCAAACCCACCAGGAGCCCTAAACCAATGAGGCACGACACACAAAACAGCGCCATGGTGGCCATATCGCCCCGGGGCCTTTTAAAGCGGATAATGGTAGCAGCAATGAGCAGAAGATAAAAGAGGTTTTCAAGTGCCGAAACCACAAATGTGAGGCTGTTGGCCTCCAGCAAATGAGGCCGGAAATAGGTGTTGAAAATGGCCGTGGGTGCATTCAGAATCATATCAGTCCAATGATTCAACGGCGGAATGGCTACGGTGCTGCTTGCATGCTGCGTTTCACTCACATTGTAAAAGTCTTTCTGCTTGAGCTGAAACATGTGAAATACATTGTAATCCTCCACCCATAAGCCCAATGAAAGTACGAAAGCAAAAAGCGCGGCGTGAAGTCCGGCGAATTTGACAAGCTGGTGACGGGTGTTGCCAGAAATCATGAGCCCCAAAAACAGTATGGCAGGTGCAAAAGCAATGAGCACATATGCTTTGGTGAATAGTAATAAAGGACCAGCCAGTAACATCCAGATGATGCCTGTGAAGTTTTTGTTCTTCAACTTTGCCATTCCGAAAAAAAGCAGTCCGAGTCCGAAAATCAAAAGACCTTCTTTCATCACGCCGCTTCCCCAAAACAAGAGCGAAGGAGGCAATAGGAGTGCTGCAAACAGGAACATCCGAGGTGTTTTCGTGAGCCATATGATAAAAAAGCGATACCACAGCACCAACCCCGAAAAGCTGACAAATGCCATAAAGAGCGTG
This DNA window, taken from Cryomorphaceae bacterium, encodes the following:
- a CDS encoding SDR family NAD(P)-dependent oxidoreductase — encoded protein: MKTVLVTGATAGIGEAIATIFARANYRVIITGRRKERLQKLQEQLEINYGAEILSLCFDVRNRNEVNHAFVSLSGDWKQVEILVNNAGLAMGRDTVDKAELDDWDTMIDTNFKGLLYITRALTPQMVERKSGHIFNIGSIAGKETYYQGNVYCATKHAVDSLTKAMRIDLLEHNIKVTGVCPGIVETEFSLVRYKGDAERAKKIYEGYHPLRPRDVAEVVFFAATRPPHVCLNDIVLTPTTQASSFYSRKNNP